In Arthrobacter sp. QXT-31, one genomic interval encodes:
- the nhaA gene encoding Na+/H+ antiporter NhaA, with product MPKPSFPSRKFPSPKFPVFSRTTYPEYLRIAAILRTETVGGALLLVATAAALIWANSPAADAYFGLRDLKIGYEPWHLQLSVGHWASDGLLALFFFIAGLELKREFVSGDLRRPSRAVVPVTAAVGGVALPAIIYSIIVWNQGAEALRGWAIPTATDIAFALAVLAVINTHLPSALRTFLLTLAVVDDLIAIGIIAFFYSSGLQPALLLAALVPLALFAWLVQKRISHWFLLLPLAAATWALVHASGIHATVAGVLLGFTVPVALSRRERQAGTAAHSSAHGVTDHAGGAGMAERLEHKLRPLSAGFAVPVFAFFSAGVAIGGTSGLASALTDPVAVGIVTALIVGKALGVFGATFLVTKTTRAQLDAGLKWVDVAGLSLLAGVGFTVSLLIAELSFGQGSAHDDHAKVAILAGSLTAAVLAAVVLKARNRHYRRLEAEEARDDDGDGVPDVFERSEKDR from the coding sequence GTGCCCAAGCCGTCCTTCCCTTCCCGCAAGTTTCCCTCCCCCAAGTTTCCGGTATTCAGCCGCACCACCTACCCTGAGTACCTCCGCATTGCCGCCATCCTCCGGACCGAGACCGTGGGCGGTGCACTGCTCCTGGTGGCCACGGCCGCCGCCCTGATCTGGGCCAATTCCCCCGCCGCGGACGCGTACTTCGGGCTGCGTGACCTGAAAATCGGCTACGAGCCCTGGCACCTGCAGCTGAGCGTGGGCCACTGGGCTTCCGACGGACTGCTCGCCCTGTTCTTCTTCATTGCCGGCCTGGAACTCAAACGCGAGTTTGTTTCCGGTGACCTGCGCCGCCCGTCACGGGCGGTTGTCCCGGTAACGGCCGCAGTGGGCGGCGTCGCCCTGCCGGCCATCATCTATTCCATCATCGTCTGGAACCAGGGTGCCGAGGCCCTGAGGGGGTGGGCGATCCCCACCGCCACCGATATCGCCTTCGCGCTGGCAGTGCTCGCGGTCATCAACACCCACCTGCCGTCAGCGCTGAGAACGTTCCTGCTCACCCTCGCCGTGGTGGACGACCTGATCGCCATCGGCATCATCGCCTTCTTCTACTCCTCCGGGCTCCAGCCTGCCCTGCTGCTCGCCGCGCTCGTTCCGCTGGCGCTGTTCGCCTGGCTGGTGCAGAAGCGGATCAGCCACTGGTTCCTGCTCCTGCCGCTGGCGGCGGCCACGTGGGCACTGGTGCACGCCTCCGGCATCCACGCCACGGTGGCCGGCGTGCTGCTCGGCTTCACCGTCCCGGTCGCACTGTCACGGCGGGAGCGCCAGGCAGGCACCGCCGCCCACAGCAGCGCCCACGGCGTCACTGACCACGCCGGCGGAGCCGGCATGGCCGAACGCCTGGAACACAAGCTCCGTCCACTTTCTGCCGGCTTTGCGGTTCCTGTATTCGCGTTCTTCTCGGCCGGCGTGGCGATCGGCGGCACCTCGGGGCTGGCCTCCGCCTTGACCGATCCCGTGGCCGTGGGCATCGTGACCGCGCTCATTGTGGGCAAGGCCCTTGGCGTCTTCGGTGCAACCTTCCTCGTCACCAAAACCACACGGGCGCAGCTGGACGCCGGGCTGAAGTGGGTGGACGTCGCCGGCCTGTCCCTGCTGGCCGGCGTCGGCTTCACGGTCTCGCTGCTGATCGCTGAACTGAGTTTCGGGCAGGGATCTGCCCACGACGACCACGCAAAAGTTGCCATCCTGGCCGGTTCGCTGACCGCTGCGGTGCTGGCCGCCGTCGTCCTTAAGGCCCGGAACAGGCACTACCGGCGCCTGGAAGCGGAGGAGGCAAGGGACGACGACGGCGACGGCGTCCCGGATGTCTTCGAACGGTCCGAAAAAGACCGGTAG
- the sufU gene encoding Fe-S cluster assembly sulfur transfer protein SufU has translation MSLDQLYQQIILDHSKARHGSGLAATAVPDGASTGQSHQLNPVCGDEVTLRVAVDHGTVKQLAWDGAGCSISMASASVLSELAEGMSVDELRSVIGNFRDVLRSRGKIPADPEILGDAAAFEGVARYAARVKCAMISWVAAEDALNQAA, from the coding sequence ATGAGCCTCGACCAGCTTTACCAGCAGATCATCCTGGACCACTCCAAGGCCCGGCACGGCAGCGGGCTGGCCGCAACTGCTGTTCCGGACGGCGCGTCCACCGGCCAGTCGCACCAGCTCAATCCCGTGTGCGGCGACGAGGTCACCCTCCGCGTGGCGGTGGACCACGGCACGGTGAAGCAGCTGGCGTGGGACGGGGCGGGATGCTCGATCTCGATGGCCTCCGCCTCCGTGCTGAGCGAGCTGGCCGAGGGCATGAGCGTGGACGAACTCCGTTCCGTGATCGGGAACTTCCGGGACGTCCTGCGGTCCCGGGGGAAGATCCCTGCCGACCCCGAAATCCTGGGCGACGCCGCCGCTTTCGAGGGCGTGGCCCGCTACGCCGCGAGGGTGAAGTGCGCCATGATCTCCTGGGTCGCAGCCGAGGACGCCCTGAACCAGGCTGCCTGA
- a CDS encoding SufS family cysteine desulfurase, with the protein MAVVSTPTTLTRALSAMDNAEVLRIRNDFPVLNQTVNGRPLVYLDSGATSQNPLSVIEAEQEFYEQRNAAVHRGAHHLAVEATEVFEDARQTLADFVGADYEEIVWTSNATEGLNIISYALSNAALWAAQGRGDSRLRELALGPGDEIVVTEMEHHANLIPWQELAYRTGATLRHIPLDDAGALRMDEAADIVRERTRLLAFTHASNVLGTINPVSDLVALARRAGALVVLDACQSAPHLALDVKQLDVDFAVFSGHKMLGPTGVGVLYGKQELLDVLPPVLTGGSMITTVTMERAEYLPAPQRFEAGTQKISQAVALAAAVNYLTETGIDRVHRWESELGQRMVAGLEAIDGIRVLGPAAGQDRIGLAAFDVAGVHAHDVGQFLDARGIAVRVGHHCAQPLHRRLGLTATTRASAYLYNTTDDVDEFLDAVSGVRAYFRA; encoded by the coding sequence TTGGCCGTAGTATCCACGCCAACCACGCTGACGCGCGCCCTGTCCGCGATGGACAATGCCGAGGTCCTGCGGATCCGCAACGACTTCCCCGTGCTGAACCAGACGGTTAACGGCCGCCCGCTGGTTTATCTGGATTCCGGCGCCACATCGCAGAATCCGCTGAGCGTGATCGAAGCGGAACAGGAATTCTACGAGCAGCGGAACGCGGCCGTGCACCGCGGAGCCCACCATCTTGCGGTGGAGGCCACCGAGGTCTTCGAGGACGCCCGGCAGACCCTAGCCGATTTTGTCGGGGCGGACTACGAGGAAATCGTGTGGACCTCCAACGCCACGGAGGGCCTGAACATCATCAGCTATGCGCTGTCCAACGCTGCGCTCTGGGCAGCTCAGGGCCGCGGCGACTCCCGGCTGCGGGAGCTGGCCCTGGGACCCGGCGATGAAATCGTGGTCACCGAAATGGAACACCACGCAAACCTGATCCCCTGGCAGGAGTTGGCCTACCGGACAGGTGCCACGCTGCGGCACATCCCTCTGGACGACGCCGGAGCGCTCCGGATGGATGAGGCCGCGGACATCGTGAGGGAGCGGACCCGGCTGCTGGCCTTCACCCACGCATCGAACGTGCTGGGAACCATCAACCCGGTCAGCGACCTCGTCGCCCTCGCCCGGCGGGCCGGTGCACTGGTGGTGCTGGATGCGTGCCAGTCGGCGCCGCACCTTGCACTGGACGTCAAGCAGCTGGACGTCGACTTTGCCGTGTTTTCCGGCCACAAGATGCTGGGCCCCACCGGGGTCGGTGTGCTGTACGGCAAGCAGGAGCTTCTGGATGTGCTGCCGCCGGTCCTGACCGGCGGTTCCATGATCACCACTGTGACCATGGAACGGGCGGAGTACCTTCCTGCGCCGCAGCGGTTCGAGGCAGGGACCCAGAAGATCTCGCAGGCCGTGGCGCTGGCCGCCGCGGTCAACTACCTGACGGAAACCGGGATTGACCGGGTGCACCGCTGGGAGTCCGAGCTGGGCCAGCGGATGGTGGCGGGGCTGGAAGCCATCGACGGCATCCGCGTGCTGGGCCCGGCCGCCGGCCAGGACCGCATCGGCCTGGCGGCCTTTGACGTTGCCGGTGTCCACGCGCACGACGTCGGCCAGTTCCTTGATGCGCGCGGCATCGCCGTCCGCGTGGGCCACCACTGCGCCCAGCCGCTGCACCGGCGCCTTGGACTGACGGCCACCACCCGCGCCAGCGCCTACTTGTACAACACCACCGACGACGTGGACGAATTCCTGGATGCAGTATCCGGAGTCCGCGCGTACTTCCGGGCCTAG
- a CDS encoding LuxR C-terminal-related transcriptional regulator — translation MICLASSNSSSPNGRSAKPEAERRQLTGRREAIEHVCTVIRSRASQAVYLMAGPGVGKTSVTDAVREKLAAEMTVLRIHGSSSLAKVPYGVLAPYTSGLAPEEADSPVAVLRAVWAHFQELKGSSGLKGGTDAPVLLVVDDAHHLDDATASMVVDMTSAGWATVLAAGRPRPGLPAALNQLWYDGLAERIDLRPLNGEQVREVVEHTLQGTVPVSTVQSLWSASGGNPQLLACLLNDATAAGTLVQRNGIWVLLGPLPADGPQLSDLVVKDLLRRTPEEQDALKVIALAEPVPRRLIEDVCGAGVVRSLLDNQVVAESAATQSELRLAYAILGESTRRQVSVSRSLQLRQKLDAHLAAAGASAEGRLRLVEWSLECGLEVPDLDLLNAGLLAAGTFNNAGARLMADHVRAPELQAKALSITARAHFNEGKYREAAELLDGCWLDLAGDPEAPQVLMLRASSHMALGMSVPLLREESRRQLKEAGIPPDDSWQDRIHGLLEMAASGDHEGIAAVIASLGTPDPDTASAVEATQHAVGQALLAQTLVAAGRSHQAHTAAAAAGPFLPALNGGLYFFNEFVLTRLALSTLAAGNWESAEHELSGYPAERTEGVSTFGGGIQALRGLGLLRQGQLERAYQVLLPAVEALRINDPLQEFRFGSSLAFYAAARLGDTAQAKRLEQDFISARHASGPGCDSVAEAYAAAAAEYLDRKGTGLERLRELAASEFVANHPGTRLECLILCSDLGERSLAKELASLAATVEGRWAAGWRQLAQAWASEDADILMETAAALEEAGLVNLAREGYARAGALLDAAGERRRARQAIAHREKCDQELGERFRESPFVASVPSVHLTRRERDIVELAVQGLSDREIAQQLMVSVRTVEGHLYRSYVKLGVRRRDELALALPKK, via the coding sequence GTGATCTGCCTGGCCTCGTCTAACAGCTCCTCGCCCAACGGCCGCAGCGCCAAGCCGGAAGCCGAACGCCGGCAGCTCACGGGGCGCCGTGAAGCGATAGAGCATGTCTGTACGGTCATCCGCAGCCGCGCCAGCCAGGCCGTCTACCTGATGGCGGGACCCGGCGTCGGAAAGACATCCGTCACGGACGCGGTGCGGGAGAAGCTGGCCGCGGAGATGACCGTGCTCCGGATCCACGGCAGCTCCTCGCTGGCCAAAGTCCCGTACGGGGTGCTGGCGCCTTACACCTCCGGGCTCGCCCCCGAGGAAGCGGATTCACCCGTCGCGGTGCTGCGGGCTGTGTGGGCTCACTTCCAGGAGCTGAAGGGCAGCAGCGGCCTCAAGGGCGGCACGGACGCCCCCGTGCTCCTGGTGGTGGACGACGCCCACCACCTTGATGACGCCACCGCCAGCATGGTGGTGGACATGACGTCGGCCGGCTGGGCCACGGTGCTGGCAGCAGGGCGGCCGCGGCCGGGCCTGCCCGCGGCCCTGAACCAGCTCTGGTATGACGGCCTGGCCGAACGCATCGACCTCCGCCCGCTCAACGGCGAGCAGGTCAGGGAAGTGGTGGAACACACTCTCCAGGGGACCGTTCCCGTCAGCACCGTCCAGTCGCTGTGGTCTGCATCGGGCGGCAACCCGCAGCTCCTCGCCTGCCTGCTGAACGACGCAACGGCCGCCGGAACCCTGGTCCAGCGCAACGGGATCTGGGTGCTGCTCGGACCCTTGCCGGCTGACGGGCCTCAGCTTTCGGACCTGGTGGTCAAGGATCTTCTCCGCAGAACGCCGGAGGAGCAGGATGCGCTCAAGGTGATCGCACTGGCGGAGCCCGTGCCCAGGCGCCTTATCGAGGACGTCTGCGGCGCCGGCGTCGTGCGTTCCCTGCTGGACAACCAGGTGGTGGCCGAGTCAGCCGCGACGCAATCCGAGCTGCGGCTCGCGTACGCCATCCTGGGCGAATCAACGCGGCGGCAGGTGTCGGTCTCGCGGAGCCTGCAGTTGCGGCAAAAGCTTGACGCCCACCTGGCGGCGGCGGGCGCCAGTGCCGAGGGCAGGCTGCGGCTGGTGGAATGGTCGCTGGAATGCGGCCTGGAGGTGCCCGACCTGGACCTGCTGAATGCCGGCCTGCTGGCCGCGGGCACGTTCAACAACGCCGGCGCACGGCTCATGGCCGATCACGTGCGGGCCCCGGAGCTGCAGGCGAAGGCGCTCTCCATCACCGCGCGGGCCCACTTCAACGAAGGCAAGTACCGCGAGGCCGCAGAACTCCTTGACGGCTGCTGGCTCGATTTGGCCGGGGACCCGGAAGCCCCGCAGGTGCTGATGCTCAGGGCGTCGTCCCACATGGCTTTGGGAATGTCCGTGCCGCTGCTCAGGGAGGAGTCACGCCGCCAGCTCAAGGAGGCCGGGATCCCGCCGGACGACTCCTGGCAGGACCGGATCCACGGGCTGCTGGAGATGGCGGCCAGCGGCGACCACGAAGGCATTGCGGCTGTCATCGCCTCGCTCGGGACACCGGATCCTGACACGGCATCGGCTGTCGAGGCCACCCAGCACGCCGTGGGGCAGGCGCTGCTTGCCCAGACGCTGGTTGCCGCCGGCCGGTCACACCAGGCCCATACCGCCGCCGCGGCCGCCGGACCCTTCCTGCCTGCGCTCAACGGCGGCCTGTATTTCTTCAACGAGTTTGTCCTGACCCGGCTGGCACTCAGCACCCTCGCGGCCGGCAACTGGGAGTCCGCCGAGCATGAGCTTTCCGGCTATCCGGCGGAGCGCACCGAAGGCGTCTCGACCTTCGGCGGCGGGATCCAGGCGCTGCGCGGCCTCGGGCTCCTGCGGCAGGGACAGCTGGAGCGCGCGTACCAGGTCCTCCTGCCCGCGGTTGAGGCGCTCCGGATCAATGATCCGCTGCAGGAGTTCAGGTTCGGCTCGTCGCTTGCCTTCTATGCCGCAGCCCGCCTGGGCGACACCGCACAGGCAAAGCGGCTTGAACAGGACTTCATCTCGGCCCGGCACGCCAGCGGCCCCGGCTGCGACTCCGTCGCGGAGGCCTATGCCGCCGCCGCGGCCGAATACCTCGACCGGAAGGGCACCGGGCTGGAGAGGCTCCGCGAGCTCGCGGCGTCCGAGTTCGTAGCGAACCATCCCGGAACCAGGCTGGAATGCCTGATCCTTTGCTCCGACCTCGGCGAACGCTCGCTGGCGAAGGAGCTCGCCTCCCTCGCAGCCACCGTGGAAGGCCGCTGGGCGGCCGGCTGGCGCCAGCTGGCCCAGGCCTGGGCTTCCGAGGACGCCGACATCCTCATGGAAACTGCGGCCGCCCTGGAGGAGGCTGGCCTGGTGAACCTGGCGCGCGAGGGGTACGCCAGGGCCGGCGCCCTGCTGGACGCCGCGGGGGAGCGGCGCCGCGCCCGCCAGGCGATCGCGCACCGGGAGAAATGCGACCAGGAGCTCGGCGAGCGGTTCCGGGAAAGTCCCTTCGTTGCCTCCGTCCCCAGTGTCCACCTGACCCGCCGCGAACGGGACATCGTGGAGTTGGCGGTGCAGGGCCTGTCGGACCGTGAGATCGCCCAGCAGCTGATGGTGTCCGTGCGGACCGTGGAGGGGCATCTATACCGCAGCTACGTCAAGCTCGGCGTCCGCCGCCGCGACGAGCTCGCGCTTGCCCTTCCCAAGAAGTAG